A stretch of the Archangium violaceum genome encodes the following:
- a CDS encoding ATP-grasp domain-containing protein, producing MPAKKVSSKKAPTGARPEAPARPAEPRPSEAPPPTAPRRPRIKKTVVILSRKRSLYSTRRMVEAIKQRGHRPLVLDTLRCTMVLSPGQPRMLYRGVDIKGVDVVIPRIGASITGYGLAVVNHFEMMGVPVLNGAGPISQSRDKLRALQLLCRGGLDVPRTVMAHDRSNVRKLVEEVGGLPVIIKLLRGTQGVGVMIAHSLQELQTIVNTFWDLGQEVVLQEFVAESKGRDVRALVVGDKVVGAMRRRAKKGEFRSNIHRGGEGHPVELSPTYIDVAVRAARLLGLEIAGVDMLEGRAGPRLMELNSSPGFEGLEKATGQDIAGAMMDHALAFASARTVALSRPTL from the coding sequence ATGCCCGCCAAGAAGGTCTCGTCCAAGAAGGCGCCTACCGGGGCCCGCCCGGAGGCCCCCGCGCGTCCCGCCGAGCCGAGGCCCTCCGAAGCCCCGCCCCCGACCGCCCCCCGGCGCCCGCGGATCAAGAAGACGGTGGTCATCCTCTCGCGCAAGCGGTCCCTGTACTCCACCCGGCGGATGGTGGAGGCCATCAAGCAGCGCGGCCACCGGCCCCTGGTGCTGGACACCCTGCGCTGCACCATGGTGCTCTCCCCGGGCCAGCCTCGGATGCTCTACCGCGGGGTGGACATCAAGGGCGTGGACGTGGTGATTCCGCGCATTGGCGCCTCCATCACCGGCTACGGCCTGGCGGTGGTGAACCACTTCGAGATGATGGGCGTGCCGGTGCTCAATGGTGCCGGGCCCATCTCCCAGAGCCGCGACAAGCTGCGGGCGCTCCAGCTGCTGTGCCGGGGCGGGCTGGACGTGCCCCGGACGGTGATGGCGCATGACCGCAGCAACGTGCGCAAGCTCGTGGAGGAGGTAGGCGGGCTGCCGGTCATCATCAAGCTGCTGCGCGGCACCCAGGGCGTGGGGGTGATGATCGCCCACTCGCTCCAGGAGCTGCAGACCATCGTCAATACCTTCTGGGACCTGGGGCAGGAGGTGGTGCTCCAGGAGTTCGTGGCCGAGAGCAAGGGCCGGGACGTGCGCGCCCTGGTGGTGGGCGACAAGGTGGTAGGCGCCATGCGGCGGCGGGCCAAGAAGGGCGAGTTCCGCTCCAACATCCACCGCGGCGGCGAGGGTCACCCGGTGGAGCTGTCCCCCACCTATATAGATGTGGCGGTGCGGGCGGCGCGCCTGCTCGGGTTGGAGATCGCGGGCGTGGACATGCTCGAGGGACGCGCGGGGCCCCGGCTGATGGAGCTCAACTCCAGCCCGGGCTTCGAGGGCCTGGAGAAGGCGACCGGGCAGGACATCGCCGGAGCGATGATGGACCACGCGCTCGCCTTCGCCAGCGCCCGCACGGTCGCCCTCTCGCGTCCGACGCTCTGA
- a CDS encoding sigma 54-interacting transcriptional regulator, which yields MSPHEPHPDDILTNPGENGLDSIVAPPDGGAGSGTEVLVLETRATLKLRKCRIQVTAGPDDGKSLVSDKERLRCGAHPTNDLVLAEDRTASRHHFEIINTERGWLLVDLNSTNGTFLDGRRIERAYLSSGSQIRAGSSTLSFAPIDEEVSVEPDREGELCGLVGQSVKMRQVFALIKKIAPMDISVIIGGETGSGKELVARAIHELSGRKKGPMVVLDCGAIPPNLIESELFGHEKGAFTGAMTARPGAFERAHGGTIFLDELGELRLDLQPKLLRVLENREVRRVGGNDIVEVDCRVIAATNRDLQKEIAAGNFREDLFFRLSVINLQLPPLRERREDIPLILKRALAEPEVMARHGRKRISPEALALLMAYGWPGNVRELVNVLSHVLAFSEGEEVLPEHLPPRVRGQAREGPLPFNEHLTFKDAKEQLLENFEREYITSVLTRCEGNLSRAARESGLHRKSIERLVKKYQLDAKGMKPR from the coding sequence ATGAGTCCTCATGAACCGCACCCGGACGACATCCTCACCAATCCGGGGGAGAACGGTCTCGACTCCATCGTCGCGCCCCCCGACGGTGGAGCGGGCTCCGGCACCGAGGTCCTGGTGCTGGAGACGCGCGCCACGCTCAAGCTGCGCAAGTGTCGCATCCAGGTGACGGCCGGCCCGGATGACGGCAAGTCCCTGGTGTCCGACAAGGAGCGCCTGCGCTGTGGGGCCCACCCCACCAACGACCTGGTGCTCGCCGAGGATCGCACCGCCAGCCGCCACCACTTCGAGATCATCAACACCGAGCGGGGTTGGCTCCTGGTGGACCTCAACTCCACCAATGGCACCTTCCTGGATGGCCGGCGCATCGAACGTGCCTACCTCTCCAGCGGCTCGCAGATCCGCGCCGGCTCCTCGACGCTCTCCTTCGCTCCGATCGACGAGGAGGTGTCCGTCGAGCCCGACCGCGAGGGCGAGTTGTGCGGGTTGGTGGGACAGAGCGTGAAGATGCGGCAGGTGTTCGCGCTCATCAAGAAGATCGCTCCCATGGACATCTCCGTCATCATTGGCGGGGAGACGGGCTCGGGGAAGGAGCTGGTGGCGCGGGCCATCCACGAGCTGAGTGGCCGCAAGAAGGGGCCCATGGTGGTGCTGGACTGTGGCGCCATCCCGCCCAACCTCATCGAGAGCGAGCTGTTCGGCCACGAGAAGGGGGCCTTCACGGGGGCCATGACGGCGCGGCCCGGGGCCTTCGAGCGGGCGCACGGGGGCACCATCTTCCTGGACGAGCTGGGCGAGCTGCGGTTGGACCTGCAGCCCAAGCTGTTGCGCGTGCTGGAGAACCGCGAGGTGCGGCGCGTGGGCGGCAACGACATCGTGGAGGTGGACTGCCGTGTGATCGCCGCCACCAACCGAGACCTGCAGAAGGAGATAGCGGCGGGCAACTTCCGCGAGGATCTCTTCTTCCGCCTGTCCGTCATCAACCTCCAGCTGCCGCCCCTGCGCGAGCGCCGCGAGGACATTCCCCTCATCCTCAAGCGGGCGCTGGCGGAACCGGAGGTAATGGCGCGGCACGGCCGCAAGCGCATCTCCCCCGAGGCCCTGGCGTTGTTGATGGCCTATGGGTGGCCGGGCAACGTGCGCGAGCTGGTGAACGTGCTCTCCCACGTGCTCGCCTTCAGCGAGGGCGAGGAGGTGCTGCCCGAGCACCTGCCGCCCCGCGTCCGGGGTCAGGCGCGCGAGGGGCCGCTGCCCTTCAACGAGCACCTCACCTTCAAGGACGCCAAGGAGCAACTGCTGGAGAACTTCGAACGAGAATACATCACCAGTGTTCTCACCCGCTGTGAGGGCAACCTCTCCCGCGCCGCGCGTGAGAGTGGCCTTCACCGCAAATCCATCGAGCGCCTGGTGAAGAAGTACCAGCTGGATGCAAAGGGCATGAAGCCTCGCTGA
- a CDS encoding TadE family protein gives MSTEDCPSHGRESGQAAVEAALTLPLLIFLVLGTLQLFMMLQGRIIAEYAAFEAVRAGSRNHGNCVPMVHAALAGLLPSVTPYLGNGGGKPAEKLAEAWAARIGSNPAAPDPRYVPRRGFDLKHDGPIFWLVRESPRGADLRFTGPEDPDFDLPEGDGSQAMRLEVRLIYWYRLRIPFADWVISRMTLAHMGLKNYDAVNPLMPADTKAGWKQDPTTVINLDPLIRNELLSRVSARQYVFPIQATYGMRMMTPVRKAFFEEQNCAPAPEGL, from the coding sequence ATGAGTACCGAGGACTGCCCCTCCCACGGTCGTGAATCCGGTCAGGCGGCCGTGGAGGCGGCGTTGACGCTGCCGCTGCTCATCTTCCTCGTGCTGGGGACGCTGCAGCTCTTCATGATGTTGCAGGGCCGCATCATCGCCGAGTACGCGGCCTTCGAGGCGGTGCGGGCCGGCAGCCGCAACCACGGCAACTGCGTGCCCATGGTGCACGCGGCCCTGGCCGGGTTGCTGCCCAGCGTGACGCCCTACCTGGGAAACGGCGGTGGCAAGCCGGCGGAGAAGCTGGCCGAGGCCTGGGCGGCGCGCATCGGCTCCAATCCCGCCGCGCCAGATCCACGGTACGTGCCCAGGCGCGGGTTCGATTTGAAGCACGACGGGCCCATCTTCTGGCTGGTGCGCGAGTCTCCCCGGGGCGCCGATCTGCGGTTCACCGGGCCGGAGGACCCCGACTTCGACCTCCCCGAGGGGGACGGTTCGCAGGCCATGCGCCTGGAGGTTCGCCTCATCTACTGGTACCGGCTGCGCATCCCCTTCGCGGACTGGGTCATCAGCCGGATGACGCTGGCCCACATGGGGTTGAAGAACTACGACGCCGTCAACCCGCTGATGCCGGCGGACACGAAGGCGGGCTGGAAGCAGGACCCGACAACGGTCATCAACCTGGATCCGCTCATCCGGAACGAGCTGCTCTCCCGGGTCAGCGCCCGCCAGTACGTCTTCCCCATCCAGGCCACCTACGGCATGCGGATGATGACGCCCGTGCGCAAGGCGTTCTTCGAGGAGCAGAACTGCGCGCCCGCTCCGGAGGGGCTGTGA
- a CDS encoding pilus assembly protein TadG-related protein — protein MRRRGQTLVVFALTLLLLVLMVTMTLSIGMKVKEKMELQTMADAAAYSNAVATARAFNSISLMNRALMGHMVAMTGVESLISWSGYYRGSLHAAKAAYDKAAEPYELIVDINCPPWNNASARLCRCGTRALRDIDEAKSKLDEEDRDLQGDWEGLDKDAGDEAKELQLSSIWNEQKAVYDQLTERVMEAGLARKIVDEARAGSRFSEELKAQKNDINQRELEGKRSCAGEGAACLRRDPGRKLHFVDAAMGSRGFSFVTGRGEGDPIKRKLQSLLPAPDRVTDVTNEGSGYFPAEGRKTHSANPIDATEVWGDDHGEVSVRFNRGQAPCPISSEGSSGAEAHVRSNHAGDSSDQHQWTGGSDDDAQIHTMGTCTQCPGMWPSHMDYNYNLVTRDTDNWGQPKNYAVIQRDYGERPDKRADPWNLFFRFRFSRGGEAVEFDNRGIKLSEANGGADISKATALSAGITYYKRAGPHWREPPNFLNPFWRATLVSAHVDQQGKDADVKAALDAAAPFTAEAYEALKKKGYEGW, from the coding sequence ATGAGACGCCGTGGCCAGACGCTGGTGGTGTTCGCGCTCACCCTGCTGCTGCTGGTGTTGATGGTGACGATGACGCTCTCCATCGGCATGAAGGTGAAGGAGAAGATGGAGCTGCAGACGATGGCGGATGCCGCCGCCTACTCCAACGCGGTGGCCACCGCGCGCGCCTTCAACTCCATCTCGCTGATGAACCGCGCGCTGATGGGGCACATGGTGGCGATGACGGGCGTGGAGAGCCTCATCTCCTGGAGCGGCTACTACCGGGGCTCCCTCCACGCCGCGAAGGCCGCCTACGACAAGGCCGCCGAGCCGTACGAGCTCATCGTCGACATCAACTGCCCGCCCTGGAATAACGCCTCCGCCCGGCTCTGCCGGTGCGGCACCAGGGCCCTGCGGGACATCGACGAGGCGAAGAGCAAGCTGGACGAGGAGGACCGCGACCTCCAGGGGGACTGGGAAGGCCTGGACAAGGACGCGGGTGACGAGGCCAAGGAGCTGCAGCTCTCCTCCATCTGGAATGAGCAGAAGGCTGTCTACGATCAGCTCACCGAGCGCGTCATGGAGGCGGGGCTCGCGCGGAAGATCGTCGATGAGGCCAGGGCGGGCTCCCGTTTCAGCGAGGAGCTCAAGGCGCAGAAGAACGACATCAATCAGCGGGAGCTCGAGGGAAAGCGGAGCTGTGCGGGCGAAGGTGCCGCCTGCCTCCGCCGTGACCCGGGCCGGAAGCTGCACTTCGTCGATGCCGCCATGGGCAGCCGTGGGTTCTCCTTCGTCACCGGGCGCGGGGAGGGCGATCCCATCAAGCGGAAGCTGCAGAGCCTGCTGCCCGCGCCGGATCGCGTCACGGACGTCACCAACGAGGGCAGTGGCTACTTCCCGGCCGAGGGGCGCAAGACGCACTCCGCGAATCCCATCGACGCCACCGAGGTCTGGGGGGACGATCACGGAGAGGTGAGCGTCCGGTTCAACCGGGGCCAGGCGCCTTGCCCGATCTCGAGCGAGGGGAGCTCCGGTGCCGAGGCGCACGTGCGCAGCAACCACGCGGGGGATTCCTCGGATCAGCACCAGTGGACCGGGGGCAGCGACGATGACGCGCAGATCCACACCATGGGCACGTGCACGCAGTGCCCTGGCATGTGGCCGTCGCACATGGACTACAACTACAACCTGGTGACGCGGGACACGGACAACTGGGGCCAGCCCAAGAACTACGCCGTCATCCAGCGCGACTACGGGGAGCGCCCGGACAAGCGCGCGGACCCGTGGAACCTCTTCTTCCGCTTCCGCTTCTCCCGGGGCGGGGAGGCGGTCGAGTTCGACAACCGTGGCATCAAGCTGTCCGAGGCCAACGGCGGCGCGGACATCTCCAAGGCCACGGCGCTCTCCGCGGGCATCACCTACTACAAGCGCGCGGGCCCCCACTGGCGCGAGCCGCCCAACTTCCTCAATCCCTTCTGGCGGGCCACGCTCGTGTCGGCCCACGTGGACCAGCAGGGCAAGGACGCGGATGTGAAGGCGGCGCTGGATGCTGCCGCGCCCTTCACCGCCGAGGCCTACGAGGCACTCAAGAAGAAGGGGTACGAGGGATGGTAA
- a CDS encoding pilus assembly protein, whose protein sequence is MVRRHGRASQRGQGTTELALGLLVFVTVLIFGIHFAEVGYLSLKVQEAATSALWDTTSAKMHELPKNFDHLTELISSNTPGKNATDRYKDFDGRTSKQGRAKVVQLFTSAEGLEVTCEDAGGIAFEPSESTQDVVYKNVGGMRCNARAELSPVKAFTRSFLDKGRGAFFNVPHYTGAVIPVCGLGRAKGGRCEGGFGILLDDWGLAGEQESRECHLGNCANKAYFDSTQKVYDHHNPVSGRAKKLAKNIVGEAPIDPGRFWMSFRGEESSFLEREPGGDSDPNDWRTTPGKKSRSPEYDNAYGRRQTCFLGNSCE, encoded by the coding sequence ATGGTAAGGCGCCACGGCAGGGCTTCACAGCGAGGCCAGGGCACCACGGAGCTGGCGCTCGGGCTGCTCGTCTTCGTCACCGTGCTCATCTTCGGCATCCACTTCGCCGAGGTGGGCTACCTGTCCCTCAAGGTGCAGGAGGCGGCCACCAGCGCCCTGTGGGACACCACCAGCGCGAAGATGCACGAGCTGCCGAAGAACTTCGACCACCTCACCGAGCTCATCAGCTCGAACACGCCGGGCAAGAACGCCACCGATCGCTACAAGGACTTCGACGGGCGCACCTCGAAGCAGGGGCGGGCGAAGGTGGTCCAACTCTTCACCTCGGCCGAGGGCCTGGAGGTCACGTGTGAGGATGCCGGGGGCATCGCCTTCGAGCCCTCCGAGTCCACCCAGGACGTGGTCTACAAGAACGTGGGAGGGATGCGCTGCAACGCCCGGGCGGAGCTCTCTCCCGTGAAGGCGTTCACCCGCAGCTTCCTGGACAAGGGACGGGGGGCCTTCTTCAACGTGCCGCACTACACCGGGGCCGTCATTCCCGTGTGTGGCCTGGGCCGCGCCAAGGGGGGCCGGTGCGAAGGGGGCTTTGGCATCCTCCTGGATGACTGGGGGCTGGCCGGTGAGCAGGAGTCCAGGGAATGCCATCTGGGGAATTGCGCCAACAAGGCCTACTTCGATTCCACGCAGAAGGTCTACGACCACCACAACCCGGTGAGTGGCCGCGCGAAGAAGCTGGCGAAGAACATCGTGGGGGAGGCCCCCATCGATCCGGGCAGGTTCTGGATGAGCTTCCGGGGCGAGGAGAGCTCCTTCCTGGAGCGTGAGCCCGGTGGCGACAGCGATCCGAACGACTGGCGCACGACGCCGGGCAAGAAGAGCCGCAGCCCGGAGTACGACAACGCCTACGGGCGCCGTCAGACGTGCTTCCTGGGGAACTCGTGCGAGTGA
- the ileS gene encoding isoleucine--tRNA ligase, producing the protein MSDTGAPPKDYKDSVNLPKTDFPMKGNLAQLEPKMLGWWAEKGIWGKILERRQGAEPFVLTDGPPYANGHIHAGHALNKVLKDIVVKYRNLAGRRCDYIPGWDTHGLPIEQAVEKRLKDKKIDKRTLDREAFLEQCRAYAMEFIDIQRTEFKRLGILGDWEHPYRTLDFSYEAQEIRELATFAKRGMLYRRKKPVYFCVYDQTALAEAEVEYEDHASPSVYVAFPAGPEVYEKVPALKGKTVSFVIWTTTPWTLPANLAIAMNAEYEYVFYALGDRVICVAKDLLPRVLAEVKADELAVKNVKLPGGEVSAAALVDPERIIAYARGDELEGCTYQHVFYDRRGRILLGEHVTLEAGTGLVHTAPGHGQEDYEVGLKYGLDIYNPVRHDGRYDESVGGWLAGKKVFEANPVIIDALADKGVLLNDKADKVEHSYPHCWRCHNPVILSATYQWFIPLDKQLAGGKTFRQQVLDEVDRVQWVPSWGHSRIRGMLETRPDWCISRQRTWGVPIPIAYCEGCEEAVISPELMGKVAEAVEKEGAGVWYRTPVKEFLPSGYACQKCGRTEFRRETDILDVWFDSACAFSAVSERRQRIPVDLFLEGSDQHRGWFHSSILVSVGTRDVSPYKACLTHGFVVDGAGEKMSKSRGNVVAPEKIIQQYGAEVLRLWVASSDYRNDVRLSDQILKGLSEGYRKIRNTIRYALSNLYDFDPAKDAVKADALLPLDTWARGRLAEVVARVRKAYEAYEFHLVYATVVDFCAGDLSAVYFDILKDRLYTTKATGHGRRSAQTVLHEVATVLLQVLAPVMSFTAEEAWQYLPGKKAESVYLTDFPEPAVKVDAALAERYEKLFAVRGAVQGLLEAARRDKMIGSSLEARVVLSASGKAREFLKANEAELPGLLIVSQVELADTAGEKAQALNVAQALGEDVKAEVLPAKGEKCPRCWTYSEQVASGAEVCTRCQQALS; encoded by the coding sequence ATGAGCGACACCGGCGCACCCCCGAAGGACTACAAGGACTCGGTCAATCTCCCGAAGACGGACTTCCCCATGAAGGGGAACCTGGCCCAGCTGGAGCCGAAGATGCTCGGCTGGTGGGCGGAGAAGGGCATCTGGGGGAAGATTCTCGAGCGGCGTCAGGGCGCGGAGCCCTTCGTGCTGACGGACGGGCCCCCCTACGCCAACGGCCACATCCACGCGGGCCACGCGCTCAACAAGGTCCTCAAGGACATCGTGGTGAAGTACCGCAACCTCGCGGGCCGCCGGTGCGACTACATCCCCGGCTGGGACACCCACGGTCTGCCCATCGAGCAGGCCGTCGAGAAGCGGCTGAAGGACAAGAAGATCGACAAGCGCACGCTGGACCGGGAGGCCTTCCTGGAGCAGTGCCGTGCGTATGCGATGGAGTTCATCGACATCCAGCGCACCGAGTTCAAGCGCCTGGGCATCCTGGGGGACTGGGAGCACCCGTACCGCACGCTCGACTTCTCCTACGAGGCGCAGGAAATCCGGGAGCTGGCCACCTTCGCGAAGCGGGGCATGCTCTACCGGCGCAAGAAGCCGGTGTACTTCTGCGTCTATGACCAGACGGCCCTGGCCGAGGCCGAGGTGGAGTACGAGGACCACGCGAGCCCCTCGGTGTACGTGGCCTTCCCCGCGGGCCCCGAGGTGTACGAGAAGGTGCCGGCGCTGAAGGGGAAGACCGTCTCCTTCGTCATCTGGACCACGACGCCCTGGACGCTGCCGGCCAACCTCGCCATCGCGATGAACGCCGAGTACGAGTACGTGTTCTACGCGCTCGGCGACCGCGTCATCTGCGTGGCCAAGGATCTGCTGCCCAGGGTGCTCGCCGAGGTGAAGGCGGACGAGCTGGCGGTGAAGAACGTGAAGCTGCCGGGCGGTGAGGTGTCGGCGGCGGCGCTGGTGGACCCCGAGCGCATCATCGCCTACGCGCGCGGCGACGAGCTGGAGGGCTGCACCTACCAGCACGTCTTCTATGACAGGCGGGGTCGCATCCTCCTGGGCGAGCACGTGACGCTGGAGGCCGGTACGGGCCTGGTGCACACGGCGCCGGGGCATGGCCAGGAGGACTACGAGGTCGGCTTGAAGTACGGGCTCGACATCTACAACCCGGTGCGCCACGACGGCCGCTACGACGAGAGCGTGGGCGGGTGGCTGGCGGGCAAGAAGGTCTTCGAGGCCAACCCGGTCATCATCGACGCGCTGGCCGACAAGGGCGTGCTGCTCAACGACAAGGCGGACAAGGTCGAGCACAGCTATCCGCACTGCTGGCGCTGCCACAACCCGGTCATCCTGAGCGCGACGTACCAGTGGTTCATCCCGCTGGACAAGCAGCTCGCGGGAGGCAAGACGTTCCGCCAGCAGGTGCTGGACGAGGTGGACCGGGTGCAGTGGGTGCCCTCGTGGGGGCACAGCCGCATCCGGGGCATGCTGGAGACGCGTCCGGACTGGTGCATCAGCCGCCAGCGGACGTGGGGCGTGCCCATCCCCATCGCGTACTGCGAGGGCTGCGAGGAGGCGGTCATCTCTCCGGAGCTGATGGGGAAGGTGGCCGAGGCGGTGGAGAAGGAGGGCGCGGGCGTGTGGTACCGCACGCCGGTGAAGGAGTTCCTCCCCTCGGGCTACGCGTGCCAGAAGTGCGGCAGGACGGAGTTCCGCCGCGAGACGGACATCCTGGATGTGTGGTTCGACTCGGCGTGCGCGTTCAGCGCGGTGTCGGAGCGGCGGCAGCGGATTCCGGTGGACCTGTTCCTCGAGGGGAGTGATCAGCACCGTGGCTGGTTCCACTCGTCCATCCTGGTGTCGGTGGGCACGCGCGACGTGTCGCCCTACAAGGCGTGCCTGACGCACGGCTTCGTGGTGGACGGGGCGGGCGAGAAGATGTCGAAGAGCCGGGGCAACGTGGTGGCGCCGGAGAAGATCATCCAGCAGTACGGCGCCGAGGTGCTGCGGCTGTGGGTGGCCTCGAGCGACTACCGCAACGACGTGCGCCTGTCGGACCAGATTCTGAAGGGCCTCTCCGAGGGCTACCGGAAGATCCGCAACACCATCCGGTACGCGCTGAGCAACCTGTACGACTTCGATCCGGCGAAGGACGCGGTGAAGGCGGACGCGCTGTTGCCGCTGGACACGTGGGCGAGGGGACGGCTGGCGGAGGTGGTGGCGCGCGTGAGGAAGGCCTACGAGGCCTACGAGTTCCACCTGGTGTACGCGACGGTGGTGGACTTCTGCGCGGGTGACCTGTCGGCGGTGTACTTCGACATCCTGAAGGACCGGCTGTACACGACGAAGGCGACGGGCCACGGGCGGCGCAGCGCGCAGACGGTGCTGCACGAGGTAGCGACGGTGCTGCTGCAGGTGCTCGCGCCGGTGATGAGCTTCACGGCGGAGGAGGCGTGGCAGTACCTGCCGGGGAAGAAGGCGGAGAGCGTGTACCTGACGGACTTCCCGGAGCCGGCGGTGAAGGTGGATGCGGCACTGGCGGAGCGGTACGAGAAGCTCTTCGCCGTGCGCGGCGCGGTGCAGGGCCTGCTGGAGGCGGCGCGCCGGGACAAGATGATCGGCTCGTCGCTGGAGGCTCGGGTGGTGCTGAGCGCGAGCGGCAAGGCGCGGGAGTTCCTGAAGGCGAACGAGGCGGAGCTGCCGGGGCTGCTCATCGTGAGCCAGGTGGAGCTGGCGGACACGGCGGGGGAGAAGGCGCAGGCTCTGAACGTGGCGCAGGCGCTGGGCGAGGACGTGAAGGCGGAAGTGCTGCCGGCGAAGGGCGAGAAGTGCCCACGCTGCTGGACCTACTCCGAGCAGGTCGCGTCGGGCGCGGAAGTCTGCACCAGGTGCCAGCAGGCGTTGAGCTGA
- a CDS encoding DUF4215 domain-containing protein: protein MRREPPPQVLRGYGAVLVLALLSLPLSSACTGSEPEECPSGRVCPEGQKCAAQQDTCIATDCGDGTLQAGEACDDGNIIDGDGCSRTCMSTESCGNGIVDVAASEVCDDGNTTDGDGCSADCKSSELCGNGILDRAQGEVCDDANTQSGDGCSADCLSLEQCGNGYVDTAAGELCDDGNTQPGDGCGADCRAVEVCGDGVRDLGEACDDGNTTTESECAYGTPTCTACDATCSATLQLTGRSCGDGSRNDASEVCDDGNTINETSCPYGQASCTTCNATCTATLQLTGGYCGDGAVSHDEVCDDGNTTNETACPYGTPTCTSCNATCTATLALSGAYCGDGIVDSGEVCDDGNTTSGDGCNADCRLSEVCGDGVRGPGEVCDDGNTTTETACPYGTPTCTACNATCSAVLNLMGGYCGDGTVNGGEVCDDGNTLACGTCDAACSANQLAKASGQISITDVSSLKDRETFTLNDGIHPPVVFEFDNNGSVSSPRIRVNIAGLSTSTEAALSIVTAINGVGTELQISATSSGNIVTLTNDMHGTFGNTLITETVTGSGFRVNGMSGGAGYDCPEGTRCAVDADCDIGGLVCRPDTRTCALPPP from the coding sequence ATGAGACGAGAGCCTCCTCCCCAAGTCCTCCGAGGTTACGGCGCGGTGCTCGTGCTGGCGCTGCTGTCCCTGCCGCTGAGCTCCGCATGTACCGGGTCCGAGCCCGAGGAATGTCCCTCGGGACGGGTCTGCCCCGAGGGCCAGAAGTGCGCCGCCCAGCAGGACACCTGCATCGCGACGGACTGTGGCGACGGCACCCTCCAGGCCGGCGAGGCCTGTGACGACGGCAACATCATCGACGGCGATGGCTGTAGCCGCACCTGCATGTCGACCGAGAGTTGTGGCAACGGCATCGTGGACGTCGCGGCCAGCGAGGTCTGTGACGACGGCAACACCACGGACGGTGACGGCTGCAGTGCCGACTGCAAGTCCAGCGAGCTGTGCGGCAACGGCATCCTGGATCGGGCCCAGGGAGAGGTCTGCGACGACGCGAACACGCAATCGGGCGATGGGTGCAGCGCCGACTGCTTGTCGCTGGAGCAGTGTGGCAACGGTTACGTGGACACCGCCGCGGGTGAGCTGTGCGACGACGGCAACACCCAGCCCGGAGACGGGTGCGGCGCCGATTGCCGCGCGGTCGAGGTCTGTGGTGATGGCGTGCGCGACCTCGGCGAGGCGTGCGACGACGGCAACACCACCACCGAGAGCGAGTGTGCCTATGGCACCCCAACCTGTACGGCCTGCGACGCGACCTGTTCGGCCACGCTCCAGCTCACCGGCCGCTCCTGCGGTGACGGTTCCAGGAACGATGCGAGCGAGGTGTGTGACGACGGCAACACCATCAACGAGACGTCCTGCCCGTATGGACAGGCGAGCTGCACCACGTGCAACGCGACCTGCACGGCCACGCTTCAGCTCACCGGCGGCTATTGCGGCGATGGCGCCGTGAGCCATGACGAGGTGTGTGACGACGGCAACACCACCAACGAGACCGCCTGCCCCTATGGCACTCCGACTTGCACCTCGTGCAATGCGACCTGCACGGCCACGCTCGCACTCTCGGGTGCCTACTGCGGCGACGGCATCGTCGACAGTGGCGAGGTGTGTGACGACGGCAACACCACGAGCGGAGATGGGTGCAACGCCGATTGCCGTCTGTCAGAGGTCTGTGGTGATGGCGTGCGCGGTCCTGGCGAGGTGTGCGATGACGGCAATACGACCACCGAGACCGCCTGCCCCTATGGCACCCCAACCTGCACCGCGTGTAACGCGACGTGCTCGGCCGTGCTCAATCTCATGGGCGGCTACTGCGGCGACGGCACCGTGAACGGTGGCGAAGTCTGTGATGACGGCAATACCCTGGCTTGCGGCACTTGCGATGCCGCTTGCTCGGCCAACCAGCTCGCGAAGGCGTCCGGGCAGATCTCCATCACCGATGTCTCATCTCTCAAGGACAGGGAGACGTTCACCCTCAACGACGGCATCCATCCCCCCGTGGTCTTCGAGTTCGACAATAACGGGAGTGTTTCTTCCCCGCGCATCCGCGTGAACATCGCGGGATTGTCCACGAGCACCGAGGCCGCTCTGTCCATCGTGACGGCCATCAATGGCGTGGGCACGGAACTGCAGATCAGCGCGACGTCCTCTGGAAACATCGTGACCCTCACGAACGACATGCACGGCACGTTCGGCAACACGCTCATCACCGAAACGGTCACGGGCTCCGGCTTCCGGGTGAACGGTATGTCCGGCGGCGCTGGCTACGACTGCCCGGAGGGCACCCGGTGCGCGGTGGACGCGGACTGCGACATCGGTGGTCTGGTGTGCCGTCCTGATACCAGGACCTGCGCTCTTCCTCCTCCGTAG
- a CDS encoding Mut7-C RNAse domain-containing protein, with translation MHATFTRFQQCRECRRVFWAGSHHTRMQVIIDKLRELEQHP, from the coding sequence GTGCACGCCACGTTCACCCGCTTCCAGCAGTGCCGCGAGTGCAGGCGCGTGTTCTGGGCCGGCTCGCACCACACGCGCATGCAGGTCATCATCGACAAGCTGCGCGAGCTGGAGCAGCACCCGTAG
- a CDS encoding zinc finger domain-containing protein, with protein sequence MLPAKGEKCPRCWTYSEQVSSGAHPLVRSASKR encoded by the coding sequence GTGCTGCCGGCGAAGGGCGAGAAGTGCCCGCGCTGCTGGACCTACTCCGAGCAGGTCTCCTCTGGCGCACACCCGCTTGTGAGAAGTGCCAGCAAGCGTTGA